Sequence from the Chanodichthys erythropterus isolate Z2021 chromosome 12, ASM2448905v1, whole genome shotgun sequence genome:
ATTTAGCGAGACGTAAAAGAAAACAGTCTGAACAGAAAGACTTCACCTGCAAGATATGCGACCTCAGCTTTCCTACTTATGCAGAGAGGAAACTTCATTCAAAAGAGCACACCGTGAAGAAGGACTTTCACTGCGAACAGTGCGGGAAGGATTTTTTCACCACTCCTTATAATATGAGAgctcatataaacacacacagtgaaaaGACTTTACAATGCAACGTGTGTAACAAATATTTCCGCACCAACCAACATCTTTCAATGCATATGAGAATCCACACGGGTGAAAAGCCGTACCAGTGCCCTCACTGCGTGATGAGCTTTGGCCGGGGATCCCATCTGAAGAGCCATGTACTTATACACACCGATGCGAGGGCGTACCAGTGCCCTCACTGCGCGAAGTGCTTTAATCTCGGATCAGCTCTAAAGAAACATCGACTCCAACACTCCAGTGAGAGCCCGTACCAGTGCCCTCATTGTGAGAACACCTTCAAACAGGTATCCCATCTGAAGACCCATTTACTCGTGCACACTAATGAGAGGCCGTATCAGTGCAGTGAATGTGGGAAAAACTTTACAAACTCGGCTTGTCTGAAGTCACACCAAAAAATACACTCTGATTTCAAACCGTATCAGTGTTCATACTGTGAGAAACGATTCAAACATTCGACTCACCGGAAAACCCATGAGAGgattcacaccggagagaaaCCGTACCTGTGCTCCTACTGCGGGAAGAGCTTTTCTAGTCCATATCCTTTTAAAGTTCATCtcagagttcacactggagaaagacCGTATCACTGTAGTGATTGTGGGAAGGGCTTTTATATGCTAAGTGACTTAAAAATACATCAGAGGACTCATACAGGAGAAAAACCTTTTAAATGCTCACATTGCGACAAGGCTTTTGCTCGTTCAAGTGCCATGAAGGTCCATGAGCGAATGCATACAGGAGAGAAACCTTACCGCTGCTCCATCTGCGGCGAGAGATTCTCTTTTAAATGGGGATTTCGGAGTCACAAGAAGAAACACGCTGAACCAGAATCATCATAGCTTCATCATGTTAATCTAGAGTATCTCACAGTACATCCCtcatgtttttgtaaatattttattatatcttttcatgtgacaacgctgaagaaatgacactttgctacaatgtaaagtagtgagcgtacagcttgtataaccgtgtaaatttgctgttccctcaaaataactcaacacacagccattaatgtctaaaccgctggccacaaaactGAGTACACCCCTCAGTGAAGATGTCCAAATCtggcccaaagtgtcaatattttgtgtggtcaccattattttccagcactgccttaaccctcttgggcatggagttcaccagagcttcacaggttaccactggagtcctcttccactcctccatgacgacatcacggagctggtggatgttagagatcTTGTGCTCCTCCTCCTTCCGtctgaggatgccccacagatgctcaatagggtttaggtctggagacacgcttggccagtccatcagctttaccctcagcttctttagcaaggcagtggtcgtcttggaggtgtgtttggggtcgtgTTGGAAAactgccctgcggcccagtctcAGAAGGGAGGGGATAATGCTCTGCTCattcaatgaactgtagctccccagtgccggcagcactcatgcagccccaaaccatgacactcccaccatcatgcttgactgtaggcaagacacacttgtctttgtactcctcacctggttgctgccacacacgcttgacaccatctgaaccaaataagttttTCTTGGTCTCATTAGGTCTCATCATTCTCATTTATCTCATGATTTCATATTTCACTGGTGCGACCTACTTTATTGTTAGGGAATTAACAAACACTAGAATACAAATGAATTAAACTACTTAATTTAGTGAGAATACTATAATTGACAACATGTGGTTTGTTTCCTTGCAGCAGCtgttttgtaaaatgcatttttcatgaaaattgtcaCTGGTGATCAGGAACACCAGACTCAAATTTATAGAtaaaccttaaagggatagttcacccaaaaatgaaaatttgatgtttatctgcttacccccagggcatccaagatgtaggtgactttttttcttcagtcgaacgcaaattatgatttttaactgcaaccgctgccgtctgtcagtcaaataatagcagtggatgggaacttcaactataacagtaaataaaacttgcttagacaaatcaaaattaaaacctgcggctcgtgacgacacattaatgtcctaagacacgaaacgatcggtttgtgcgagaaaccgaacattatttatatagtttttacctctaatacaccactatgtccaacttcgttcagcttcctgttagtgaggtcaaaaaacgccttgtgatgacggaagtgatgtctcgcccatatacttcaatgagcgcgagacatcacttccgttgtcagagcgcgatccgacctcactagccggaagctgaacgaagttggacatagtggtgtattagaggtaaaaaattatataaataatgttcggtttctcgcacaaaccgatcgtttcgtgtcttaggacatcaatgtgtcgtcacgagccgcaggttttaatttggatttgtctatggaagttttttcgactcttattgttcaagttcccaatcactgctattatttgactgacagacggcagcgcttgcagttaaaaatcataatttgcgttcgactgaagaaaaaaagtcctctacatcttggatgccctgggggtaagcagataaacatcaaattttcatttttgggtgaactatccctttaatcaaagctgttcattttgttcttttgcataaaatagcacaatATTTTGTGATTCTAACTTTTCTTTCTCATGGTCAATCCTCCTTTGGTCAGGTGTGGCTAAATCGAGTGCAGCTGAGAAGCAGCGGTTAACAGACAGCGTATTTTACAGACATTGtgaaaatgttgtttatgatcttttACTGCTTTCACTAAGTATTAATGATAGTCTTTGATTGAATGCTGAATGCAACAATTTAATCTACCTAATTATAATTGAAGAATGTGGATCTTATATGtatgtcactggtgttactgtttttttctgtcacattaaataaaatgtcacaTTTGACATAATTTTACATCCATTGAATTGTGCCCGACTCTAGAATCAAGATTTAAAGGAATACATCATCACTTGTTTATTACtgcttttcaaatattttcattgttatagCAAATACGGTTTTGCAAATTAACTCATCATTCAGTCACAATTAACAAACCTGATTAAAATAACACACAAACTCCTTATTTGTtccattatcattatttttctttaattctGACTGCATGTATCCAAACATTTCATAAAAACCTTTAATATTGCAAAAGAAGTAAGATAACACCAGTGACCAAAAAAAATGGTGCATGATAATTTCCATTTACTGGATGATTaactaacattattttattgatgtctttcttgAATAATTACGTTAAGATCTGATATCAGTCTCTTGGCAACGCCAGTGATTTTAGAAACACGTATTTTTAATGAGAATTTAGGTTTGGTGAAGCTCTTCACTTCTTCTCTTCAAACTCCATCACTCGTACTGTAGGAGGCGCTGTGACGTTCTTTAGTCTACCGGTAAAAccactaaagaaagaaagtttGGAGCCCTCACGGTGAgtgtttaatttgtttaacattatttatgcgTTTTAGCTGTTTGTGTGCTTTTTGTTGCTGCTTTTCTGTctctattttaaatgaatttaataaGGCTTTTCCTCGGCTGCTCGCCTTATGAAAAGAGTACAGTAACCACACCGTGTTTGATTGCCAATAACTAGTTTTACTACAAACACGATGTTTAAAACCATGCTTCATTTTCGTAAGGGGTGGTTTTGCTACGGCAACCATAACAATgtcttattatttttaattagttttagtcatagtcttttaactaaaatgccatttagttttagtcatattttagtcatttaaATTGTTTGcctagttttagtcgactaaatataAACTTTAGATTTCATTGACTAAAATTAGTGCATTAATTAAGAATTTCTCTAAAATTTCCAAACCCATTATATTGTCCTGGAGAAAACATCTAATAAACTGTTAATATGAATGATATTAGAATTTGAACATCCAATACAAACACTTTTCATAATAAAATCACTTCTAAAGAACATGTGGTTATCTTTTCAAAGAATAATATATTCTTTATTACAACTTTCACAACATTATTCTTTCAAGCATATTTATTTGtagaaattaaatataatttatcattattaaagagcagtgagtgattgtttctgtcttttgtttgatattaaattttcaaaaatgtcattaattactcactgtcgttctacacccataagactttcattcatcttcagaacacaaattaagatatttttgattatctTGTGTGtattcaaaacactgtttcatgaagcttcgaagctttacaaatttctgtttcgaatcagtggttcggcgTGTGTATCAAACAAAATTAACCCTGATGCTAGCAAACACCAACATCTGAGGTAGTTGCTTGTAGAAGTTTCTAACATTAATTACAATAGgtgtgtgttaatattaattttcataCATGAAATAATAGCTTACTAAAGATGTGTGTTAACGTGAATTATCATAGGAAATTGTGAGAGTAACAATCTGTAATACGGTTGGCTAGCCTTATTGGTATGTTACAGTAGCTTAGCTCTGAAAGATGAATTTGCTGTTATCAACAGTCTAAATTGAAGTAAGAGTGCAACAAGACCTTACGCGCCAGAGAAACGAGCGCAACACCATCTTTATAattttgtctttgaacttctGTTTTTGCGGTAGCTCTGTACATTTCTACGGCATCGCTGCTGAAGAacaattagctggtgaagtggatttacttgttgtagagttacagaattgagatattttgaattttctctgcaaaattgtTGCAGtgtttgccatttccagacattgTATTTTAATGAACTCCTCCCAGAGATTTTATCAGACAAAACATCATATTTTTTCAGTCTAATCTAAAAGCCTTTGCGATGTTAAaatgcgaagatctagagtttccACTGAAGGGCGTGCCCGTGGTGGCCTGACAAAGTGTGATGTTTTGCCATGATataggaagttgttgtaactcgggcatacaatgtccgatctgccccaaacttcacatgtttgataagagTTCTGGCCTGATGGCATCTACAGTATCTCacagtacacccctcacattattgtaaatattttattatatctctTCATGTGATAACaatgaagaaatgacacttggctacaatgtaaagtagtgagtgtgcAGCTTTTATAACAGtctaaatttgctgtcccctcaaaataactcaacacacagccattaatgtctaaaccgctggccacaaaagtgagtacacccctaagtaaaaatgtccaaatctggcccaaagtgtcaatattttgtgtgtccaccattattttccagcactgccttaaccctcttgggcatggagttcaccagagcttcacaggttaccactggagtcctcttccactcctccatgacggCCTCACAGAGCTGATGGAggttagagaccttgcgctcctccaccttccatttgaggatgccccacaggtgctcaatagggttcaggtctggagacatggttggccagtccatcacctttaccctcagcttctttagattagattagattcagatttagcaaggcagtggtcatcttggaggtgtgtttggggtcgttatcatgttggaatactgccctaCGGCCCAGTCTCCAAAGGGATAATCctctgctcattcatggtttcctgaatgaactgtagctccccagtgccgggagcactcatgcagccccaaaCCATGACAGTCCCACCatcatgcttgactgtaggcaagacacacttgtctttgtactccttaCCTGGATGTcgccacacacgcttgacaccatctgaaccaaataagttttTCTTGGTCACagcagaccacaggacatggttccagtaatccatgtccttagtctgtttgttttcagcaaactgtttgcgggctttcttgtgcatcatctttagaagaggctttcTTCTGGGatgacagccatgcagaccaatttgatgcagtgtgcagcgtatggtctgagcactgacaggctgacccccaACCCCTTaaacctctgcagcaatgctggcagcactcatacatctatttcccaaacacaacctctggatatgacgctgagcacgtgcactcaacttctttggtcgaccatgacgaggcctgttctgagtgaaacctgtcctgttaaactgCTGTAAGGACTTGGCCACTGTGCTGCAGCTGAGTTTCAGGATCttgcaatcttcttatagcctacgccatctttatgtagagcaatgattctttttttcagatcctcagagggTTCTTTGCCATTaagtgccatgttgaacttccagtgaccagtatgagagagtgagagtgataacaccaaatttaacacacctgctccccattcacacctgacaccttgtaacactaacgagttgtcacatgaaaagatataacaaaatatttacaaaaatgtaaggggtgtactcacttctgtgagatactgtacaaGCTAATATTCAGTCATAGCACCACCTGTTAACAACAGGAAATGTCATGCTtcacactgtaattcactcccagaaacacatttaaatgtgcCATGAAGTAAAACATgttagaaacacgttaaatcatgtaTCACTTGGCTAAGTCCTGATGTAAGAGATTAACACCTCCAAACGGGAAGTTGTTGTacctcaggcatacaatgtccaatctgccccaaactGTTTGAGAAGAGTCCTGGTCTGAAGACATCTACAAAATTGGCAAAATTTAGTTATAGTTATATCGCCACCAGCTGGTAGCAGGAATTTTGGCAAATACAAATGACTGATGTAGTccttctatatttatttatattcttaTAAGCATATTGCCCACCATGCTCTGTTTTCCTAAAGCCACCGGGTGGTGGCATGTTTGCGAGGGCCCTTTTATCGCTGTTTGAAGCTTTAATTTTCAGTTCATTATCAATGCATCTTTTAGTAATGatgatgtgtttgtgttcagatgTTGAGCATGAAAGCACAGATGGATGTGATCTGCTGTAAATCAGTAGGAACTGATCTGTCCATGCTGGATATTGAGGATTTCATCAGTGAAATCTGTCAGCTGAAGAAAGAGGTGGCGTCACTGGAGGCAAAGCTGAGAGAAAGAGGAGACAAACCCAACAGAGAGGTTTGAGCGGCTCATTTCATCCTTCAGCTCAATCAAACCAAAGTTTTGTTAGCTTCTCACTTCTTACGCACATCTCAAATTAAACCAGCAGCTAAATATGCTAATCTAATCACCAATATAACCACTAGAGATAACTGCTGAGTAATGAGGCTAATATCAACaggttgttgtttatttgtgtttgtcaGGATCTGGAGAAGGTTTCAGTGTGTGTGACTGACGGGACAGAAGCTCAGGATTCAGTCTGGAGATCCAGAGACACACAGGACTCAGAGCTCAGCCTCACTTTACTGTGTTATACTGACGCTCAGGATCATGGATCCGCTGATCAAACCTCTGACTGTAACGCTGGAGAACAGCAGATGCTGCAGACGCCGCTGAAGATGTGCTCCGTCAAACTGGTGGACTGCAGGAACCTGATAGAGAGCAGAGGAGAAAAAAACACAGCAGAGGAACAACAACAGAGacatgaggaggaggaggatggtATTGATAATgggaatgatgatgatgatgggaatgatgaggatgatgataAAGGGACCAGAGGAGAAAAAACAGAAGAGGAACAACAACAGAGACAcgaggaggatgatgatgaagaatATCAGAATAATGAAGTTGATAATGAAGATcagaatgatgatgatgacttTGTTCATTCAGGTATGTTTCTTCCTTTTATAACCAGATATGCTGATTTAACAGAATTATTattgaaatgttaaaatgatCATGTATGTTCTGACCTACATTCATGTGGAGCAGCTTTTGTTGTGAATTCTACCAGTTTGAGACACTGAGACAGCACTGAGACAACAAATCATGACCTGCACGCCTATAAAATATCAGTGCTGCACATCAGAGTTtgtggcccggtttcacagaccgggcttagactaagccaggattaggccttagttcaattaggacatttaagtagcttttataaatgtgccctagaaaaaaaaaatactgttgttcatcttgagacaaaataaTGACACTGACTAGGGATGAAACGATTAGTCGATATTATCAACAATAAAAAATTGACaaatattgttgttgttgaataGTCTCATATGACCTATTTGAAGGGCCTGCAATAATGCGATTTGAAATTTGAACAGTGGGACTCAATCagtgaaattgtccaaaatgtcttggtatgctgaagcattaagagttcctttcactggaactaagggttcaagcccaacccctgaaaaacaaccccacaccataatccccctccaccaaactttacacttggcacaatgcagtcaggcaagtactgtTCTCCTGGAGCCGCCAAATCCAGGCTCGTCCATCGGATTACCAGACAGAGATGCGTGATTGGtcaccacgcttgaattcactgagctcctgagagcaacccattctttcacaaatgtttgtagaagcagtctgcatgcctaggtgcttgattttatacacctgtggccatggaagtgattggaacacctgaattcagtgATTTGACGGGGTGTCACAATACGTTTGACAATATAGTGTAAGGGCAGTTTCATTATAATCCTCCAAATTCATACACTAGAAGTGAGAGACCACGCACCTGTCAACTGTAACATTTTCAGTGAGACGAGATCTCTAGGAGGTCAAACGTGACTTCTCAAGAAAATAAATGGAGGATCATCAACATTGCCAGATGATTCTCCTTTTTTGGACAAAAAGTCAGTTAAGAGAAGCCTCGAATCAGGCCACATCCCCCAGACTAAAGCCTGCgatacactgcacgattttagcaatCCTATAAGATCATTACAAGCATGTAGACTGACTCATAGGCTACAATGCACATTTCTATAGAAGATTaaaacatcatcatcatgtgCTAGTGATAAACAAAAAGACCATGTTGAATCACACTTTGGCATTTGTAGTTTTTATTGTGTGCTGAAAAAAAGCAGgcagtgttaatttaacaccaGAAAATTTACTGTGCCGCCTTTGCAGTTTGATAACCTCACTAAGACTTAttagtttacattttattttgactgatTGTTCAGCTCTAGAAGTTATTGAAAATGTTAGGTATTTTATGCCCATTTTGTTCCTTTCAGATAACAGCGCTGGTTCATCTTCTGATGGAGAAACTGTGTCTACATCCAAAGAGCGACAGAAAGTGAATAGTTTCtcctgtaaaaaaacattcagcaAACAAGAAAATTTAGCGAGACATGAGAGAAAACACACTGAACAGAAAGACTTCACCTGCAAGATATGCGACCTCAGCTTTCCTACTTATGCAGAGAGGAAACTTCATTCAAAAGAGCACACCGTGAAGAAGGAGTTTCACTGCGAACAGTGCGGGAAGGATTTTTTCACCACTCCTTATAATATGAGAGgtcatataaacacacacagtgaaaaGACTTTACAATGCAATGTGTGTAACAAATATTTCCGCACCAACCCACAACTTTCAAGTCATATGAGAATCCACACGGGTGAAAAGCCGTACCAGTGCCCTCACTGCGAGATGAGCTTTGGCCAGAGATCCCATCTGAAGAGCCATGTATTCATACACACCGATGCGAGGGCGTACCAGTGCCCTCACTGCGAGAAAAGCTTTAATCTCGGATCAGTTCTAAAGAAACATCTACTCCAACACACCAATGAGAGGCCGTATCAGTGCAGTGAATGTGGGAACACCTTTAAGGACTCGACTTCTCTGAAGGTACACCAAAAAATACACTCTGATTTCAAATTGTATCAGTGTTCATACTGTGAGAAACGATTCCATCATTCGACTCACTGGAAAACCCATGAGAGgattcacaccggagagaaaCCGTACCTGTGCTCCTACTGCGGGAAGAGCTTTTCTAATCCATATTGTTTTAAAGTTCATCtcagagttcacactggagaaagacCGTATCACTGTAGTGATTGTGGGAAGGGCTTTTATATGCTAAGTGACTTAAAAATACATCAGAGGACTCATACAGGAGAAAAACCTTATAAATGCTCACATTGCGACAAGGCTTTTGCTCATTCAAGTGCCATGAAGGTCCATGAGCGAATGCATACAGGAGAGAAACCTTACCGCTGCTCCATCTGCGGCGAGAGATTCTCTTTTAAATGGGGATTTCGGAGTCACAAGAAGAAACACGCTGAACCAGAATCATCATAGCTTCATCATGTTAATATATAGATATGGGTCTTTGTACAgaaatgtcctttttttttttttcttagcctttatagaaatattacacttgaaaaacactactacaatttctttatattttaaaatgaaacaatgTTATTTGAACAAATACACCTTGTTGATCGTCAGTgtggcaatatttgtttttttaaataattgacccttcgcaaaaaCCCGCCCTGTTATAAGGTTCtgtactgttgctttgtccgacaagcggTGGTGCTGTCACGctacacagtgaaaaatacattgcggatcaaagaggacactgacaacacgtcgacagacaagacagagcaggttacttatgatattaaagtcCTAGCTTTCAAATggtgtaatttttaaagaaattcaaacaataaaaagagttctgtggctctttaatgtgtcgtgacagattgctgtagcacctcagctcaagcggctcgtgaacgatcatctcttcctactaattaatttatagcatcaaataaacatgcatgaacatcagaaggaatgttgtttcaaatgcggaaagacgtcaatacacaccatttttcaaatttaactccactgaggttaatcttctaactcctgactgctttgtcggacaaaatggcgtgTTCGGCATTCTGAtcggttagatcgcttgtcaatcaaactcccggcaaaGGGTCAATTATATAGATTCCAAGCACCACAGAAGCTTTCGTACAGAGGGAAAGTGCTTTACTTTGAGGTCAGAAACaggtttttttaacatttaaaatacaacaATCTATACATAACTATCAAATATATTAcgtaaatgacaaaaaaaaaacaatgccaaacatatattataaaacatactgtatattgaaagtTGTGGTCCCCTTGagttgtcactggtgttacagTTTAACACAAATctgttattttgaaataaaaatcacactGATGACATCTCTTgactttatataataaatattatataaatattctcATTTATCTCATGATTTCATATTTCACTAGTATGACCTACTTTATTGTTAGGGAATTAAAAAACACtagaatacaaatggattaaactacttaattttgtaaaatgcatttttcatgaaaattgtcaCTGGTGATCAGGAACACCAGACTCCAGTTTATAGATAAACCTTATTCAAAGCTGTTCATTTAGttcttttgcataaaatagcacaatATTTTGTGATTCTAACTTTTCTTTCTCATGGTCAATCCTCCTTTGGTCAGGTGTGGCTAAATTGAGTGCAGCTGAGAAGCAGCGGTTAACAGCGTATTTTACAGACATTGtgaaaatgttgtttatgatcttttACTGCTTTCACTAAGTATTAATGATAGTCTTTGATTGAATgccaaatgtaataatttaatcTACTTAATTATAATTGAAGAATGTGGATCTTATATGgatgtcactggtgttactgttttgttttgtctgtcacattaaataaaatgtgtcacatttgacataataattttacatccaCTGAATTGTGCCCGACTCTAGAATTAAGATTTAAAGGACTGCATCATTACTTGTTTATAACtgcttttcaaatattttcattgttagCAAATACATGGTTGTGCAAATTAACTGACATCATTCAGTCACACTTAACAaacctgattaaaataaataacacacaaTCTCCTTATTTGTtccattatcattatttttctttaactcTGACTGAATGTGCCCAAACATTTCATAAAAACCtttaatattgcaaaaaaagtaagataacaccagtgacaaaaaaaatggtGCATGATCATTTCCATTTCCTGGATGATTAACTAATATtcttttattgatgtctttcttgAATAATTACGTAAAGATATGATATCAGTCTCTTGGCAACACCATTGAAACACGtatttttaatgacaatttaGGTTTAGTGAGGCTCTTCACTTCTTCTCTTCAAACTCCATCACTCGTACTGTAGGAGGCGCTGTGACGTTCTTTAGTCTACCGGTAAAACcactaaagaaagaaaggctGGAGCCCTCACGGTGAGTGTTTCATTTGTTTGACATTATTTATGCGTTTTAGCtgtttgtgtgctttttttgCTGCTTTTCTGActctatttttaattaatttaatgaacCTTTTCCTCGGCTGCTCGCCTTATGAAAAGAGTACAGTAACCACACCGTGTTTGATTGCCAATAACTGTAATTTTACTACAAACACAATGTTTAAATTCTGGTGTAGTAAAATCATTGTTAATTTGTGGTAGCATTGTTTAACTATAACATGGTGTTTTGgttttatttgtagtaaaactATGCTTAATTTTTGTAAGGGGTGGTTTTGCTATGACAACCATAacaatttcttattatttttaattagttttagtcataACCTTTTaactaaaatgccattttctTTTAGTCATCTGAATTGTTTGTCTAGTTTCAGGtgactaaatataaaatttttggATTTCATTGAATAAAATTGAGTTACATTGTAGTGCATTAATTAAGAATTTCTCTAAAATTTCCAAACCCATTATTATAGTCCTGGAGGAAACACCTAATAACCTGTtatgaattatattaaaatttgaaCATATTCATTTTCAAAGAATAATATATTCATTGTTTATAACAACTTTCATACAACATTATCTTTAAAgcaaacatatttatttgtataaattaATTAGAATTAACCcgtattaaatttattaaagagcagtgagtgattgtctctgtcttttgttgtttgattgatATTAAAGGTTTAGTACACCCCAAATTTAAATTTCCGTCATATAATTATTCACcctcttcaatattgaaccttttcacattctaattttctgagatactgaatttgggattttccttagttgtcagttaaaatcatcaaaattaaaagaaaaaaacattttaaatatatcagtGTGTGTAacgaatgaatataatatac
This genomic interval carries:
- the LOC137031915 gene encoding zinc finger protein ZFP2-like, which gives rise to MLSMKAQMDVICCKSVGTDLSMLDIEDFISEICQLKKEVASLEAKLRERGDKPNREDLEKVSVCVTDGTEAQDSVWRSRDTQDSELSLTLLCYTDAQDHGSADQTSDCNAGEQQMLQTPLKMCSVKLVDCRNLIKTTAEEQQQRHEEDQMKVEDGDDDDYQNNEDVDDEDQNDDGDFVPSDDNAGSSSDGETAFTSKERQTVTDCGKTFSKQENLARRKRKQSEQKDFTCKICDLSFPTYAERKLHSKEHTVKKDFHCEQCGKDFFTTPYNMRAHINTHSEKTLQCNVCNKYFRTNQHLSMHMRIHTGEKPYQCPHCVMSFGRGSHLKSHVLIHTDARAYQCPHCAKCFNLGSALKKHRLQHSSESPYQCPHCENTFKQVSHLKTHLLVHTNERPYQCSECGKNFTNSACLKSHQKIHSDFKPYQCSYCEKRFKHSTHRKTHERIHTGEKPYLCSYCGKSFSSPYPFKVHLRVHTGERPYHCSDCGKGFYMLSDLKIHQRTHTGEKPFKCSHCDKAFARSSAMKVHERMHTGEKPYRCSICGERFSFKWGFRSHKKKHAEPESS
- the LOC137032478 gene encoding zinc finger protein ZFP2-like, yielding MTAMQTNLMQCAAYGLSTDRLTPNPLNLCSNAGSTHTSISQTQPLDMTLSTCTQLLWSTMTRPVLSETCPVKLLDQYERMLSMKAQMDVICCKSVGTDLSMLDIEDFISEICQLKKEVASLEAKLRERGDKPNREDLEKVSVCVTDGTEAQDSVWRSRDTQDSELSLTLLCYTDAQDHGSADQTSDCNAGEQQMLQTPLKMCSVKLVDCRNLIESRGEKNTAEEQQQRHEEEEDGIDNGNDDDDGNDEDDDKGTRGEKTEEEQQQRHEEDDDEEYQNNEVDNEDQNDDDDFVHSDNSAGSSSDGETVSTSKERQKVNSFSCKKTFSKQENLARHERKHTEQKDFTCKICDLSFPTYAERKLHSKEHTVKKEFHCEQCGKDFFTTPYNMRGHINTHSEKTLQCNVCNKYFRTNPQLSSHMRIHTGEKPYQCPHCEMSFGQRSHLKSHVFIHTDARAYQCPHCEKSFNLGSVLKKHLLQHTNERPYQCSECGNTFKDSTSLKVHQKIHSDFKLYQCSYCEKRFHHSTHWKTHERIHTGEKPYLCSYCGKSFSNPYCFKVHLRVHTGERPYHCSDCGKGFYMLSDLKIHQRTHTGEKPYKCSHCDKAFAHSSAMKVHERMHTGEKPYRCSICGERFSFKWGFRSHKKKHAEPESS